The Naumannella cuiyingiana DNA window GACAGTTGGGGCCCGCAGACGCCCTACGCCGACTGAGCGAGCAGTGGAACGGGCCCGGAGTCGCGCCCGCGATCCGGGCGCTCCGGGCGCGAACCCCCGCACCGCACCCGGCCCTGATCATTCCCGGGCCCGAACCACTGCCTGATCAATTAGGCCAAATATTTCTGGCGTCTGTCAAGGACGCCGGCTGAGAGCGTTGTCCGCGTGCAATCCCCCGCACCAACCGACTGGGAGTCCTATGCCCGCGAACTGGGGCTCGAGCTGCAACGCCGCCGCTCCGTCGCGGGGCTGAGCCAGGAGAAGCTGGCCAGCCGGGCCGGCATGACGCGTACCCACTATCAGCAGCTCGAACGCGGCGCGTGGAAGCCGGGCCAGCCGGCCAACCCGTCGCTGCGAGTGCTGGTCGGGCTGGCCCAAGCGCTCGGGGTCGAGGTCGGCGACCTGTTGCCCAGCGTCAGCCGCGTCGATCTGAGCTGGTTCGAGTAGCGGCGGCCCCAACGCGAACGGCCGGCGCCCGATGGGGTGCCGGCCGGTCTGCTGCGATCTGCGATCGGTGCGCCGCGAGGGAATCGAACCCCCAACCCGCTGATTAAGAGTCAGCTGCTCTGCCAATTGAGCTAGCGGCGCGCGGTGCAGAACTCTAGCAGCGCGGGCGCGGAGTTGAGAAATCGAGCGAGGTCTTGTCGGGCGATTCGCCTCCTGCCAGACTCACGTCACCGCGCCGGGGAGAGAACGTGATAGACGACGTGCCTGTTCGGGCAGTTGCCCAGTGTCCACTTGTTGCGCACACGCCGCGCGTCGACGACCCTGCGCAAGGTTGGCACACCTTACGCGAGCATCTGATCACCGTCGGAGACCTCGCCGGCAAGTTCGGCTCCGCCTTCGACGGCGAGTCCATCTGCAGATTCGTGGGTTTGATCCATGACGCAGGCAAGGCCACCGCTGACGTGCAGGCGGCGTTTCGGCAGTGCCTCCGCACGGGTGCCGCACGGCTCGGCACGCCGCACAAGCTCGAGGGCGCAGCCCTGGCATACCTGCTGGTCGAAGCGGGCAACCCGCTTGCGGGACGGGTTGCGTGCCTGGCCGCCTACGGGCACCACAACCAGATCCCTGCGTGGGATCCGAGCAGCGGATGGCCCCTCTCGGTGGTGTTCGACGCGATGCGGAAGGATCCGGGGAGGCTCAACGAGTTGATCGGCTTGCTCGACGGCGAGTTGGGGTTGTCGTTGCGCGACGTCGCCGCCAACGTGCGACTGCCAGCTCGGGTGAGCACCGGGCGCGCCACGGATGTCGAGCTGTTTGCACGCATGTGCCACTCGGCGTTGTGCGATGCCGACTATCTGGACACGGCTCGACACTTTGCCGGGGCTCAGGCGCCACGCGAGCACGCGCGCCGCGGGATGATCCGACTGCGAGACGCATTCGTGGCGTCCTATGCAGCTCGATTCGGTGATGCGTCGGACACGCGGATCAACGCGGTACGCGCCGAGCTGTACGAGAAGTGCCGCACCATCGGCGCGGCCTCCCCGCTGCCCCATGGGGTCTACCGCCTCCCAGCGCAGACAGGAAGTGGGAAGACAATGGCAGCGGCGGCGTTCGCGCTGGAACACGCCGTCAGCACCAGCAAGCGCCGCGTGATCGTCGCGGTTCCCTACACATCCATCACCACCCAGAATGCAGCGGCCTACCGGGATCGTTTCGACGAGCTCGGCCGTGACGTCGTGCTCGAACACCACTCGAACATCGTCGAGGCTGGGGGCCCATCCGCGGCCAGCGGCAGCGACGACAACGACGAGGATGCAGTCCGCGAGGTGGCATGGCGCAAGCTCAGTGCGGAGAACTGGGACGCCGAGTTCATCGTGACTACGACAGTCCAACTATTCGACTCACTGCTCGACAACCGGCCATCGCGGACCAGGCGCCTGCATCGAATCGCCGACTCGGTGATCGTGCTGGACGAGGTCCAGTCGATCCCACTTGAGCTGGTACCGACCGTGCTGGGGATCCTGCGGGAACTTGTCGAAGGGTATGGCGTCACGGTCCTGCTCGCCTCCGCAACACAGCCCGCCTTCTGGGCCCTAGACATGTGGAAGGACCTCGAGGTCACGGACATCGCCGACCCTGCCGACGTCCCCGAGCCGACCCAGCGGGCCCGGTTCTTGATCAACTCGCCACAGTCGTGGGACTCGGTCGCGGCAGACATCGCGAGTCATGATCGGGCCTTGGCCATCGTCAACACCACACGCGACGCGCAATCCCTGCACGCGATGATCGAAGACAGCACCGACACCCCCACCCTCCACCTGTCGACGCGCATGTGCGGACAGCATCGGCTGGACGTCCTTGCCGAGGTGGGGCGCGCAATCAGTGCTGGAGAGCATTTGATCCTGGTCTCCACCCAGATCATCGAAGCCGGCGTCGACCTCGACTTTCCGGTCGTCTTCCGTGCATTCGCACCCGCGGAGTCGTTGATCCAGAGCGCAGGGCGCTGCAATCGCGAGGGTCGCCTCGGCGCACGCGGTGGCACGGTGCATGTCGTCTCGCCCATCGACGGCGGCCTGC harbors:
- a CDS encoding helix-turn-helix domain-containing protein, which translates into the protein MQSPAPTDWESYARELGLELQRRRSVAGLSQEKLASRAGMTRTHYQQLERGAWKPGQPANPSLRVLVGLAQALGVEVGDLLPSVSRVDLSWFE
- the cas3 gene encoding CRISPR-associated helicase Cas3'; the protein is MIDDVPVRAVAQCPLVAHTPRVDDPAQGWHTLREHLITVGDLAGKFGSAFDGESICRFVGLIHDAGKATADVQAAFRQCLRTGAARLGTPHKLEGAALAYLLVEAGNPLAGRVACLAAYGHHNQIPAWDPSSGWPLSVVFDAMRKDPGRLNELIGLLDGELGLSLRDVAANVRLPARVSTGRATDVELFARMCHSALCDADYLDTARHFAGAQAPREHARRGMIRLRDAFVASYAARFGDASDTRINAVRAELYEKCRTIGAASPLPHGVYRLPAQTGSGKTMAAAAFALEHAVSTSKRRVIVAVPYTSITTQNAAAYRDRFDELGRDVVLEHHSNIVEAGGPSAASGSDDNDEDAVREVAWRKLSAENWDAEFIVTTTVQLFDSLLDNRPSRTRRLHRIADSVIVLDEVQSIPLELVPTVLGILRELVEGYGVTVLLASATQPAFWALDMWKDLEVTDIADPADVPEPTQRARFLINSPQSWDSVAADIASHDRALAIVNTTRDAQSLHAMIEDSTDTPTLHLSTRMCGQHRLDVLAEVGRAISAGEHLILVSTQIIEAGVDLDFPVVFRAFAPAESLIQSAGRCNREGRLGARGGTVHVVSPIDGGLPPGSYATATTKTRYLMEDFPELGGFGEEFDLSNPEFLTEYYLDLYHSLLPGGDSARSQRIQESRGKHDFPQTAHEFSMIDSDTIGVVVDAYGDTAELLRLLDAADEHPELLRSPTNRRLVNRFTVQVRPHHTIGQIVERRSGVQQWVGDYHPARGVTFDAASEASIW